Part of the Candidatus Brocadia sinica JPN1 genome, TTTACCGGGCAGTTGCGAATACATGCCTGGCACTTGGTACACTTTTCCGGGGACACTTCATACTTGTGAAGGGCGACACACGTAGCAGTTGGACAAGTCTTATCGCGGATGTGCGCAATATATTCATCCTTAAAATACCGGATAGTGGATTTTACAGGATTTGGCGCGGATTGTCCGAGACCACAAAGGGACATCACCTTGATCTCATCACTCATTTGTTCCAGCACTTCCAGATCCTTTTCTTCACCCTGCCCCATGGTAATGCGGGTGAGGATATCCAGCATAAGGGTAGTGCCAATCCGGCAGGGCGGACATTTTCCGCATGATTCATTGGCACAAAAGTTCATAAAAAACCGGGCCATCTCCACCATACAGGTAGTGTCGTCAACAACCACAAAACTTCCCGAACCCATCATTGCACCTGCCCCAACAAGCGATTCGTAATCAATTGGTGAATCCAGGAGGGACTCAGGAAGACATCCGCCAGAAGGCCCCCCGATCTGCACTGCCTTGAATTTTTTCTTTTTCGGAATACCGCCGCCCATGTCAAAGACAATTTGTCTGATCGTAGTGCCCATAGGGACTTCAACAAGACCGGCATTTTTTACTTTCCCGGTCAGGGAAAAGATTTTCGTTCCCTTGCTGTGTTCTGTACCAATCCGGGAATACCAATCCGCACCTTTATTGATAATGAACGGTACATTAGCAAAGGTCTCTACATTGTTCAAACACGTCGGTTTGTCCCATAAACCCGCTTCTACAGATTGAGGAGGTCTTGTGCGGGGCATACCCCGTTTCCCTTCAATGGAATTTTGCAGTGCGGTCGATTCACCGCAGACAAAGGCGCCAGCCCCTTCCTTTACATAGATTTCCAGACTGTACCCGCTGTTTAGGATATTTTCACCCAGAAAGCCGCGCCTATTGGCTTCTTCAATGGTGTGTTTTAATCGTTTGACCGCCAGTGGATATTCAGCGCGAACATAGATGTAACCACTCGTAGCATTAATGGCATATCCCGCGATAATCATGCCTTCCAGGACGGCATGCGGATCCCCTTCCAAAAGGCTCCTGTCCATAAAGGCACCCGGGTCTCCTTCGTCGGCATTGCACAGGACAAACTTTTCTTCGGCGGAATACTTGGCACAGGATGCCCACTTTTCACCTGTTGGAAAACCACCACCTCCCCGGCCCCTGAGACCCGATTTGCTTATTTCATCAATCACGGCCTTCGGAGTCATGGTCCTGAGTACTTTTTCGAGCGCCGTATATCCGCCCCGCGCAATATATTCATCGATACTATCGGGGTCAATATATCCGCAATTCCTGAGGATGTGTTTTTTTTGACCCTTATTCATCTCCAGGTCGTCAAAAAAAGGCAACCCTTCATAAGGAATCACTGTTTTGTCGTCCAGGTACATCTGCGACATGACGAGTTTTTTTACCGCCTCTCCCTTTCCCACGTGTTCTTCTAATATTTGTGGCACCATGGTGGTTTTTACATTTCCGTAAGTAACGCGTGTGCGGCCAGGAAAGATTACGTCCATGAGCACTTCGTGCGCACACATGCCGATACAACCAGTAGGCACTATGTCTGCATCGAGTTTTTGTTTTCCCAGCTCTTGTTCAACGCTTTTCAACACATTCCTGGCGCCAGCGCCCAAACCGCAAGAGGCCATGCCAATAATTATTTGCGGTTTTTGTGGATTGAATTTTTGTTGCTGGTGTATCGTTTCGTTACTAACCGTAGTCATTTAGGAAACCCT contains:
- a CDS encoding NADH-quinone oxidoreductase subunit NuoF, whose product is MTTVSNETIHQQQKFNPQKPQIIIGMASCGLGAGARNVLKSVEQELGKQKLDADIVPTGCIGMCAHEVLMDVIFPGRTRVTYGNVKTTMVPQILEEHVGKGEAVKKLVMSQMYLDDKTVIPYEGLPFFDDLEMNKGQKKHILRNCGYIDPDSIDEYIARGGYTALEKVLRTMTPKAVIDEISKSGLRGRGGGGFPTGEKWASCAKYSAEEKFVLCNADEGDPGAFMDRSLLEGDPHAVLEGMIIAGYAINATSGYIYVRAEYPLAVKRLKHTIEEANRRGFLGENILNSGYSLEIYVKEGAGAFVCGESTALQNSIEGKRGMPRTRPPQSVEAGLWDKPTCLNNVETFANVPFIINKGADWYSRIGTEHSKGTKIFSLTGKVKNAGLVEVPMGTTIRQIVFDMGGGIPKKKKFKAVQIGGPSGGCLPESLLDSPIDYESLVGAGAMMGSGSFVVVDDTTCMVEMARFFMNFCANESCGKCPPCRIGTTLMLDILTRITMGQGEEKDLEVLEQMSDEIKVMSLCGLGQSAPNPVKSTIRYFKDEYIAHIRDKTCPTATCVALHKYEVSPEKCTKCQACIRNCPVKAISGSTTEVAFINKEKCIKCNLCYEKCNFLAIK